A single region of the Micropterus dolomieu isolate WLL.071019.BEF.003 ecotype Adirondacks linkage group LG18, ASM2129224v1, whole genome shotgun sequence genome encodes:
- the mcm2 gene encoding DNA replication licensing factor MCM2 isoform X2, translated as MADSSESYHMATSPSRASRRGDLTSSPGRDLPPFEDESEGLLGDVTLPGEEEEDGDGEELIGDGMERDYRAIPALDQYEAEGLDLDDEDLSELSPGARAAAEEAMRRRDREQGLSGRLRRGLLYDSEDEDDERPAARRRRLAERAAEGVADGEEEEMIESIENLEDMKGHTVREWVSMAAPRLEIYNRFKNFLRTHVDENGHNVFKEKISDMCKENKESLVVNYEDLAAREHVLAYFLPEAPTEMLKVFDEAAKEVVLAMYPKYDRIAHEIHVRICNLPLVEEIRSLRQLHLNQLIRTSGVVSSCTGVLPQLGMVKYNCNKCNFVLGPFFQSQNQEVKPGSCPECQSMGPFEINMEETVYQNYQRITIQESPGKVAAGRLPRSKDAILLADLVDSCKPGDEIELTGIYNNNYDGSLNMSNGFPVFATVIMANHITRRDEGVAVAELTDEDIKAIVALSKDERIGERIFASMAPSIYGHEDIKRALALSLFGGEPKNPGGKHKVRGDINVLLCGDPGTAKSQFLKYVEKVSSRAVFTTGQGASAVGLTAYVQRHPVTREWTLEAGALVLADRGVCLIDEFDKMNDADRTSIHEAMEQQSISISKAGIVTSLQARCTVIAASNPIGGRYDPSLTFADNVDLTEPIVSRFDVLCVVRDTIDPVQDEMLARFVVGSHIKHHPSNKEGGVALEDVILPNTSDVPTIPQELVKKYIIYAKERVHPKLNQMDQDKVARIYSDLRKESMATGSIPITVRHIESMIRMAEAHAKIHLRDYVLEDDVNMAIRVMLESFIDTQKFSVMRSMRKTFSRYLAFRRDNNELLLFILKQLVAEQVSYQRNRYGVQNDTIEIPEKDLHEKARQINIHNLTAFYDSDLFRSNKFSHDGKKKLIVQQF; from the exons GATTCCTCCGAGTCGTACCACATGGCCACCAGCCCCAGCCGGGCCTCCAGGAGGGGAGACCTGACCTCCAGCCCCGGACGAGACCTGCCGCCCTTCGAGGATGAGTCGGAGGGGCTGCTGGGGGATGTAACCCTGcccggagaggaggaggaagatggagaCGGAGAGGAGCTGATCGGGGATGGGATGGAGAG GGATTACCGTGCTATCCCGGCGCTGGATCAGTATGAAGCAGAGGGTTTGGACCTGGATGACGAAGATCTGTCGGAGCTGTCGCCTGGAGCCCGGGCAGCTGCCGAGGAGGCTATGAGGAGGAGGGACAGGGAGCAGGGCCTCAGCGGACGGCTGAGGAGAGGACTGCTCTACG ACAGCGAAGATGAAGACGACGAGCGCCCGGCGGCTCGGCGAAGGCGATTGGCCGAGCGGGCGGCAGAGGGCGTTGCAgatggagaagaggaggaaatgaTCGAGAGCATCGAGAACTTGGAGGATATGAAG GGCCACACGGTGAGGGAGTGGGTGTCCATGGCAGCTCCCAGGCTGGAGATCTACAACCGCTTCAAGAACTTCCTGCGGACCCACGTCGACGAAAACGGCCACAACGTCTTCAAGGAGAAGATCAGCGACATGTGCAAAG AGAATAAGGAGAGTCTGGTTGTAAACTATGAAGACCTCGCAGCCAGAGAGCATGTTTTGGCCTACTTCCTACCAGAGGCTCCAACTGAGATGTTGAAG GTTTTCGATGAAGCAGCTAAAGAAGTCGTGCTGGCCATGTACCCGAAATACGACCGCATTGCCCACGAGATCCACGTCCGCATCTGCAACCTGCCGCTGGTGGAGGAGATCCGCTCCCTCAG gCAGCTCCACCTGAACCAGCTGATCCGGACCAGCGGCGTGGTGAGCAGCTGCACCGGCGTCCTCCCTCAGCTCGGCATGGTCAAGTACAACTGTAACAAGTGTAACTTCGTGCTGGGACCCTTCTTCCAGTCGCAGAACCAGGAGGTGAAGCCGGGCTCTTGTCCCGAGTGTCAGTCCATGGGCCCCTTTGAGATCAacatggaggag ACTGTGTACCAAAACTACCAGAGAATCACCATCCAGGAAAGCCCCGGTAAGGTCGCTGCCGGCCGCCTCCCACGCTCTAAAGACGCCATCCTGCTGGCCGACCTGGTGGACAGCTGCAAACCCGGAGACGAGATT GAATTGACGGGCatctacaacaacaactacGACGGCTCTCTGAACATGTCCAACGGCTTCCCAGTGTTTGCCACAGTGATCATGGCCAACCACATCACCCGCAGGGACGAGGGCGTCGCCGTGGCCGAGCTGACGGACGAAGACATCAAGGCCATCGTCGCCCTTTCCAAGGACGAACGCATCGGAGAACGG ATCTTTGCCAGCATGGCGCCGTCCATCTACGGCCACGAGGACATCAAGAGAGCCCTGGCCCTGTCGCTGTTTGGAGGAGAACCCAAAAATCCAG gTGGGAAACACAAGGTGCGTGGAGACAtcaatgtgctgctgtgtggaGACCCGGGAACCGCCAAGTCCCAGTTCCTCAA GTATGTTGAGAAGGTGTCGAGTCGTGCTGTGTTCACCACGGGCCAGGGGGCCTCGGCCGTCGGGTTGACTGCTTACGTCCAGAGACACCCGGTCACCCGTGAGTGGACGCTGGAGGCCGGCGCACTGGTGCTGGCTGACCGTGGCGTCTGTCTGATCGATGAGTTTGATAAG ATGAATGATGCTGACAGGACGAGTATCCACGAGGCCATGGAGCAGCAGAGCATCTCCATCTCTAAAGCCGGCATCGTCACCTCGCTGCAGGCCAGGTGCACCGTCATCGCAGCTTCTAACCCCATTG GCGGCAGGTACGACCCCTCCCTGACCTTTGCTGACAACGTGGACCTGACGGAGCCCATCGTGTCTCGTTTCGATGTGCTGTGTGTCGTCCGAGACACTATTGACCCTGTACAG gatgaGATGTTGGCACGCTTCGTGGTTGGCTCCCACATCAAACATCACCCCAGCAACAAGGAAGGGGGCGTGGCCTTAGAAGACGTGATTCTGCCCAACACGTCTGACGTGCCGACGATTCCCCAGGAACTCGTGAAGAAGTACATCATCTACGCCAAGGAGCGG GTTCATCCCAAACTGAACCAGATGGACCAGGACAAGGTGGCTCGCATCTACAGTGACCTCCGAAAAGAGTCGATG GCCACAGGCAGCATCCCCATCACGGTTCGTCATATTGAGTCGATGATCCGCATGGCGGAGGCCCACGCCAAGATACACCTGAGGGACTATGTGCTGGAGGATGACGTCAACATGGCCATCAGGGTCATGCTAGAGAGCTTCATCGACACGCAGAAGTTCAGCGTCATGAGGAGCATGAGGAAG ACGTTTTCCCGCTACCTGGCCTTCCGCAGGGACAACAACGAGCTGCTGCTCTTCATCCTCAAGCAGCTGGTGGCCGAGCAGGTCAGCTATCAGAGGAACCGATACGGAGTCCAGAACGACACCATCGAGATACCAGAGAAAGACCTGCATGAGAAG gCGAGACAGATCAACATCCACAACCTGACGGCCTTCTACGACAGCGACCTCTTCCGCTCAAACAAGTTCAGCCACGACGGGAAGAAGAAACTGATCGTGCAGCAGTTCTAA
- the mcm2 gene encoding DNA replication licensing factor MCM2 isoform X1: protein MCNKLTFSFSPASQRCQRDSSESYHMATSPSRASRRGDLTSSPGRDLPPFEDESEGLLGDVTLPGEEEEDGDGEELIGDGMERDYRAIPALDQYEAEGLDLDDEDLSELSPGARAAAEEAMRRRDREQGLSGRLRRGLLYDSEDEDDERPAARRRRLAERAAEGVADGEEEEMIESIENLEDMKGHTVREWVSMAAPRLEIYNRFKNFLRTHVDENGHNVFKEKISDMCKENKESLVVNYEDLAAREHVLAYFLPEAPTEMLKVFDEAAKEVVLAMYPKYDRIAHEIHVRICNLPLVEEIRSLRQLHLNQLIRTSGVVSSCTGVLPQLGMVKYNCNKCNFVLGPFFQSQNQEVKPGSCPECQSMGPFEINMEETVYQNYQRITIQESPGKVAAGRLPRSKDAILLADLVDSCKPGDEIELTGIYNNNYDGSLNMSNGFPVFATVIMANHITRRDEGVAVAELTDEDIKAIVALSKDERIGERIFASMAPSIYGHEDIKRALALSLFGGEPKNPGGKHKVRGDINVLLCGDPGTAKSQFLKYVEKVSSRAVFTTGQGASAVGLTAYVQRHPVTREWTLEAGALVLADRGVCLIDEFDKMNDADRTSIHEAMEQQSISISKAGIVTSLQARCTVIAASNPIGGRYDPSLTFADNVDLTEPIVSRFDVLCVVRDTIDPVQDEMLARFVVGSHIKHHPSNKEGGVALEDVILPNTSDVPTIPQELVKKYIIYAKERVHPKLNQMDQDKVARIYSDLRKESMATGSIPITVRHIESMIRMAEAHAKIHLRDYVLEDDVNMAIRVMLESFIDTQKFSVMRSMRKTFSRYLAFRRDNNELLLFILKQLVAEQVSYQRNRYGVQNDTIEIPEKDLHEKARQINIHNLTAFYDSDLFRSNKFSHDGKKKLIVQQF from the exons GATTCCTCCGAGTCGTACCACATGGCCACCAGCCCCAGCCGGGCCTCCAGGAGGGGAGACCTGACCTCCAGCCCCGGACGAGACCTGCCGCCCTTCGAGGATGAGTCGGAGGGGCTGCTGGGGGATGTAACCCTGcccggagaggaggaggaagatggagaCGGAGAGGAGCTGATCGGGGATGGGATGGAGAG GGATTACCGTGCTATCCCGGCGCTGGATCAGTATGAAGCAGAGGGTTTGGACCTGGATGACGAAGATCTGTCGGAGCTGTCGCCTGGAGCCCGGGCAGCTGCCGAGGAGGCTATGAGGAGGAGGGACAGGGAGCAGGGCCTCAGCGGACGGCTGAGGAGAGGACTGCTCTACG ACAGCGAAGATGAAGACGACGAGCGCCCGGCGGCTCGGCGAAGGCGATTGGCCGAGCGGGCGGCAGAGGGCGTTGCAgatggagaagaggaggaaatgaTCGAGAGCATCGAGAACTTGGAGGATATGAAG GGCCACACGGTGAGGGAGTGGGTGTCCATGGCAGCTCCCAGGCTGGAGATCTACAACCGCTTCAAGAACTTCCTGCGGACCCACGTCGACGAAAACGGCCACAACGTCTTCAAGGAGAAGATCAGCGACATGTGCAAAG AGAATAAGGAGAGTCTGGTTGTAAACTATGAAGACCTCGCAGCCAGAGAGCATGTTTTGGCCTACTTCCTACCAGAGGCTCCAACTGAGATGTTGAAG GTTTTCGATGAAGCAGCTAAAGAAGTCGTGCTGGCCATGTACCCGAAATACGACCGCATTGCCCACGAGATCCACGTCCGCATCTGCAACCTGCCGCTGGTGGAGGAGATCCGCTCCCTCAG gCAGCTCCACCTGAACCAGCTGATCCGGACCAGCGGCGTGGTGAGCAGCTGCACCGGCGTCCTCCCTCAGCTCGGCATGGTCAAGTACAACTGTAACAAGTGTAACTTCGTGCTGGGACCCTTCTTCCAGTCGCAGAACCAGGAGGTGAAGCCGGGCTCTTGTCCCGAGTGTCAGTCCATGGGCCCCTTTGAGATCAacatggaggag ACTGTGTACCAAAACTACCAGAGAATCACCATCCAGGAAAGCCCCGGTAAGGTCGCTGCCGGCCGCCTCCCACGCTCTAAAGACGCCATCCTGCTGGCCGACCTGGTGGACAGCTGCAAACCCGGAGACGAGATT GAATTGACGGGCatctacaacaacaactacGACGGCTCTCTGAACATGTCCAACGGCTTCCCAGTGTTTGCCACAGTGATCATGGCCAACCACATCACCCGCAGGGACGAGGGCGTCGCCGTGGCCGAGCTGACGGACGAAGACATCAAGGCCATCGTCGCCCTTTCCAAGGACGAACGCATCGGAGAACGG ATCTTTGCCAGCATGGCGCCGTCCATCTACGGCCACGAGGACATCAAGAGAGCCCTGGCCCTGTCGCTGTTTGGAGGAGAACCCAAAAATCCAG gTGGGAAACACAAGGTGCGTGGAGACAtcaatgtgctgctgtgtggaGACCCGGGAACCGCCAAGTCCCAGTTCCTCAA GTATGTTGAGAAGGTGTCGAGTCGTGCTGTGTTCACCACGGGCCAGGGGGCCTCGGCCGTCGGGTTGACTGCTTACGTCCAGAGACACCCGGTCACCCGTGAGTGGACGCTGGAGGCCGGCGCACTGGTGCTGGCTGACCGTGGCGTCTGTCTGATCGATGAGTTTGATAAG ATGAATGATGCTGACAGGACGAGTATCCACGAGGCCATGGAGCAGCAGAGCATCTCCATCTCTAAAGCCGGCATCGTCACCTCGCTGCAGGCCAGGTGCACCGTCATCGCAGCTTCTAACCCCATTG GCGGCAGGTACGACCCCTCCCTGACCTTTGCTGACAACGTGGACCTGACGGAGCCCATCGTGTCTCGTTTCGATGTGCTGTGTGTCGTCCGAGACACTATTGACCCTGTACAG gatgaGATGTTGGCACGCTTCGTGGTTGGCTCCCACATCAAACATCACCCCAGCAACAAGGAAGGGGGCGTGGCCTTAGAAGACGTGATTCTGCCCAACACGTCTGACGTGCCGACGATTCCCCAGGAACTCGTGAAGAAGTACATCATCTACGCCAAGGAGCGG GTTCATCCCAAACTGAACCAGATGGACCAGGACAAGGTGGCTCGCATCTACAGTGACCTCCGAAAAGAGTCGATG GCCACAGGCAGCATCCCCATCACGGTTCGTCATATTGAGTCGATGATCCGCATGGCGGAGGCCCACGCCAAGATACACCTGAGGGACTATGTGCTGGAGGATGACGTCAACATGGCCATCAGGGTCATGCTAGAGAGCTTCATCGACACGCAGAAGTTCAGCGTCATGAGGAGCATGAGGAAG ACGTTTTCCCGCTACCTGGCCTTCCGCAGGGACAACAACGAGCTGCTGCTCTTCATCCTCAAGCAGCTGGTGGCCGAGCAGGTCAGCTATCAGAGGAACCGATACGGAGTCCAGAACGACACCATCGAGATACCAGAGAAAGACCTGCATGAGAAG gCGAGACAGATCAACATCCACAACCTGACGGCCTTCTACGACAGCGACCTCTTCCGCTCAAACAAGTTCAGCCACGACGGGAAGAAGAAACTGATCGTGCAGCAGTTCTAA
- the mcm2 gene encoding DNA replication licensing factor MCM2 isoform X3 — protein MATSPSRASRRGDLTSSPGRDLPPFEDESEGLLGDVTLPGEEEEDGDGEELIGDGMERDYRAIPALDQYEAEGLDLDDEDLSELSPGARAAAEEAMRRRDREQGLSGRLRRGLLYDSEDEDDERPAARRRRLAERAAEGVADGEEEEMIESIENLEDMKGHTVREWVSMAAPRLEIYNRFKNFLRTHVDENGHNVFKEKISDMCKENKESLVVNYEDLAAREHVLAYFLPEAPTEMLKVFDEAAKEVVLAMYPKYDRIAHEIHVRICNLPLVEEIRSLRQLHLNQLIRTSGVVSSCTGVLPQLGMVKYNCNKCNFVLGPFFQSQNQEVKPGSCPECQSMGPFEINMEETVYQNYQRITIQESPGKVAAGRLPRSKDAILLADLVDSCKPGDEIELTGIYNNNYDGSLNMSNGFPVFATVIMANHITRRDEGVAVAELTDEDIKAIVALSKDERIGERIFASMAPSIYGHEDIKRALALSLFGGEPKNPGGKHKVRGDINVLLCGDPGTAKSQFLKYVEKVSSRAVFTTGQGASAVGLTAYVQRHPVTREWTLEAGALVLADRGVCLIDEFDKMNDADRTSIHEAMEQQSISISKAGIVTSLQARCTVIAASNPIGGRYDPSLTFADNVDLTEPIVSRFDVLCVVRDTIDPVQDEMLARFVVGSHIKHHPSNKEGGVALEDVILPNTSDVPTIPQELVKKYIIYAKERVHPKLNQMDQDKVARIYSDLRKESMATGSIPITVRHIESMIRMAEAHAKIHLRDYVLEDDVNMAIRVMLESFIDTQKFSVMRSMRKTFSRYLAFRRDNNELLLFILKQLVAEQVSYQRNRYGVQNDTIEIPEKDLHEKARQINIHNLTAFYDSDLFRSNKFSHDGKKKLIVQQF, from the exons ATGGCCACCAGCCCCAGCCGGGCCTCCAGGAGGGGAGACCTGACCTCCAGCCCCGGACGAGACCTGCCGCCCTTCGAGGATGAGTCGGAGGGGCTGCTGGGGGATGTAACCCTGcccggagaggaggaggaagatggagaCGGAGAGGAGCTGATCGGGGATGGGATGGAGAG GGATTACCGTGCTATCCCGGCGCTGGATCAGTATGAAGCAGAGGGTTTGGACCTGGATGACGAAGATCTGTCGGAGCTGTCGCCTGGAGCCCGGGCAGCTGCCGAGGAGGCTATGAGGAGGAGGGACAGGGAGCAGGGCCTCAGCGGACGGCTGAGGAGAGGACTGCTCTACG ACAGCGAAGATGAAGACGACGAGCGCCCGGCGGCTCGGCGAAGGCGATTGGCCGAGCGGGCGGCAGAGGGCGTTGCAgatggagaagaggaggaaatgaTCGAGAGCATCGAGAACTTGGAGGATATGAAG GGCCACACGGTGAGGGAGTGGGTGTCCATGGCAGCTCCCAGGCTGGAGATCTACAACCGCTTCAAGAACTTCCTGCGGACCCACGTCGACGAAAACGGCCACAACGTCTTCAAGGAGAAGATCAGCGACATGTGCAAAG AGAATAAGGAGAGTCTGGTTGTAAACTATGAAGACCTCGCAGCCAGAGAGCATGTTTTGGCCTACTTCCTACCAGAGGCTCCAACTGAGATGTTGAAG GTTTTCGATGAAGCAGCTAAAGAAGTCGTGCTGGCCATGTACCCGAAATACGACCGCATTGCCCACGAGATCCACGTCCGCATCTGCAACCTGCCGCTGGTGGAGGAGATCCGCTCCCTCAG gCAGCTCCACCTGAACCAGCTGATCCGGACCAGCGGCGTGGTGAGCAGCTGCACCGGCGTCCTCCCTCAGCTCGGCATGGTCAAGTACAACTGTAACAAGTGTAACTTCGTGCTGGGACCCTTCTTCCAGTCGCAGAACCAGGAGGTGAAGCCGGGCTCTTGTCCCGAGTGTCAGTCCATGGGCCCCTTTGAGATCAacatggaggag ACTGTGTACCAAAACTACCAGAGAATCACCATCCAGGAAAGCCCCGGTAAGGTCGCTGCCGGCCGCCTCCCACGCTCTAAAGACGCCATCCTGCTGGCCGACCTGGTGGACAGCTGCAAACCCGGAGACGAGATT GAATTGACGGGCatctacaacaacaactacGACGGCTCTCTGAACATGTCCAACGGCTTCCCAGTGTTTGCCACAGTGATCATGGCCAACCACATCACCCGCAGGGACGAGGGCGTCGCCGTGGCCGAGCTGACGGACGAAGACATCAAGGCCATCGTCGCCCTTTCCAAGGACGAACGCATCGGAGAACGG ATCTTTGCCAGCATGGCGCCGTCCATCTACGGCCACGAGGACATCAAGAGAGCCCTGGCCCTGTCGCTGTTTGGAGGAGAACCCAAAAATCCAG gTGGGAAACACAAGGTGCGTGGAGACAtcaatgtgctgctgtgtggaGACCCGGGAACCGCCAAGTCCCAGTTCCTCAA GTATGTTGAGAAGGTGTCGAGTCGTGCTGTGTTCACCACGGGCCAGGGGGCCTCGGCCGTCGGGTTGACTGCTTACGTCCAGAGACACCCGGTCACCCGTGAGTGGACGCTGGAGGCCGGCGCACTGGTGCTGGCTGACCGTGGCGTCTGTCTGATCGATGAGTTTGATAAG ATGAATGATGCTGACAGGACGAGTATCCACGAGGCCATGGAGCAGCAGAGCATCTCCATCTCTAAAGCCGGCATCGTCACCTCGCTGCAGGCCAGGTGCACCGTCATCGCAGCTTCTAACCCCATTG GCGGCAGGTACGACCCCTCCCTGACCTTTGCTGACAACGTGGACCTGACGGAGCCCATCGTGTCTCGTTTCGATGTGCTGTGTGTCGTCCGAGACACTATTGACCCTGTACAG gatgaGATGTTGGCACGCTTCGTGGTTGGCTCCCACATCAAACATCACCCCAGCAACAAGGAAGGGGGCGTGGCCTTAGAAGACGTGATTCTGCCCAACACGTCTGACGTGCCGACGATTCCCCAGGAACTCGTGAAGAAGTACATCATCTACGCCAAGGAGCGG GTTCATCCCAAACTGAACCAGATGGACCAGGACAAGGTGGCTCGCATCTACAGTGACCTCCGAAAAGAGTCGATG GCCACAGGCAGCATCCCCATCACGGTTCGTCATATTGAGTCGATGATCCGCATGGCGGAGGCCCACGCCAAGATACACCTGAGGGACTATGTGCTGGAGGATGACGTCAACATGGCCATCAGGGTCATGCTAGAGAGCTTCATCGACACGCAGAAGTTCAGCGTCATGAGGAGCATGAGGAAG ACGTTTTCCCGCTACCTGGCCTTCCGCAGGGACAACAACGAGCTGCTGCTCTTCATCCTCAAGCAGCTGGTGGCCGAGCAGGTCAGCTATCAGAGGAACCGATACGGAGTCCAGAACGACACCATCGAGATACCAGAGAAAGACCTGCATGAGAAG gCGAGACAGATCAACATCCACAACCTGACGGCCTTCTACGACAGCGACCTCTTCCGCTCAAACAAGTTCAGCCACGACGGGAAGAAGAAACTGATCGTGCAGCAGTTCTAA